The Coffea eugenioides isolate CCC68of chromosome 8, Ceug_1.0, whole genome shotgun sequence genome has a segment encoding these proteins:
- the LOC113781153 gene encoding protein ANTI-SILENCING 1-like isoform X1 has translation MASAEIENSCKPEFSWGKKRGVGGKKKEVQFYESFTYDGVEYVLYDCVYMQNKDRQAEPYIGKLVKIWKNSDNSKKIKVQWFFRPSEISYWLEKLSVVASENELFLASGDGKGLANVNPLEAIVGKCFVVCVSRDDRNPEPSEEQLRNADYVFYRSFDVGQCSILDKMNDKVGGLEVRFVFNRQENGIDTGPILGSKLKEKDSRISEAYEETLQHLGQQPHEVLESIKEDGNHSHLVAKEDAEAGYLLSKVETFNGHAESFLDHLKPRVGKRSAPLVDQLNGEVTSSISQKNNSADANAATKQVSDSVLPASKGVAGERLECDPPNLDDKSSKREKLDDPVKLTKSKEKINIEQLTPKQVDLKKSSLVSVEEKTKLGPRKDTVGLDKRGKLIKDSNVLDERPSKKLKVQESVKLSEDKDKNYLEKDNSTTSGSKAKGSLAAGSSAEGTGKAILAQSLSRPVKDTKFSEDSGALGDRPSKKLKVQESVKLFEDKDKNSLDRATTSGSNAKGPLFAGSSTEAIGRAKLAQNSNGPEKDTKFNEEPKALEYQPLKKVKDKESKSVKLSEDKSKNNLEKVNITTSGSNEKGFGAGGVIEDKRKATVAQNSALMDDGPSKEKPNGKVNELNKTIAGPDKIHTKEEPGEKMEKLSKSSSKLDKGPPTEMCELKLSENSNDSVGLENGPSMVKPNAKTNLLMKNRSGKGPLEEKLDEKIRPNKGSTKSSNAFVDDKIYGKIFDVTQRPEKGKWFKSPGIFLERMVVAHDEGKLVLLQNLDPSFTSAEVEDIVWSVFKETCTAKVVQGTAISSPFCGRALVIFNSAEVAERAVKELIDGCLIISNQRPVVGCIANLPHLRGKLSTFHGHVSVDEVDKNKTQTRKDKRDAKSSCHSSQPNSVAYDLGTEWCLLQKRSNFSWQKLHKAHQLQYEELMAKFKRNLVRDA, from the exons ATGGCTTCAGCTGAAATAGAGAATTCCTGCAAGCCTGAATTTTCTTGGGGTAAAAAGAGAGGCGTTGGTGGAAAGAAGAAAGAGGTTCAGTTTTATGAATCGTTTACTTATGATGGCGTGGagtatgttttatatgattgtGTATACATGCAAAATAAGGATAGGCAAGCTGAGCCTTACATTGGTAAGCTCGttaaaatctggaaaaattctgACAACTCTAAGAAGATAAAAGTTCAATGGTTCTTTCGACCATCGGAGATTTCATACTGGCTTGAAAAACTTAGTGTGGTGGCATCAGAGAATGAATTGTTTTTGGCTTCCGGTGATGGTAAAGGTCTTGCAAATGTTAATCCTCTG GAAGCTATTGTTGGAAAATGCTTTGTGGTTTGTGTCTCAAGGGATGACAGGAATCCAGAACCTTCAGAAGAACAACTTCGTAATGCTGATTATGTATTTTACCGATCCTTTGATGTTGGACAGTGTAGCATCCTAGATAAGATGAATGATAAAGTTGGTGGGctagaag TTAGATTCGTATTTAACAGACAAGAGAATGGGATTGACACTGGTCCCATACTTGGTTCCAAGCTTAAAGAGAAGGATAGTAGGATTTCTGAGGCATATGAAGAAACTTTGCAGCATTTAGGGCAACAGCCGCATGAGGTGTTGGAAAGCATAAAAGAAGATGGAAATCATAGTCATCTGGTTGCAAAAGAAGATGCAGAAGCTGGGTATTTACTGTCTAAGGTTGAAACTTTCAATGGACATGCAGAAAGTTTTTTGGACCATTTGAAACCAAGGGTTGGAAAAAGATCTGCCCCCCTTGTTGATCAGTTAAATGGTGAAGTTACCTCCAGCATTAGTCAGAAGAATAATTCAGCTGATGCTAATGCTGCAACAAAACAAGTTTCGGATAGTGTACTACCTGCCAGTAAGGGAGTGGCGGGAGAGAGATTAGAATGTGATCCTCCTAATTTAGATGATAAGTCCTCTAAAAGAGAAAAGCTGGATGATCCTGTTAAACTAACAAAAAGCAAGGAGAAGATTAACATTGAGCAGTTAACTCCAAAACAGGTTGACTTAAAGAAATCTAGTCTTGTTTCTGTggaagaaaaaacaaaacttGGTCCAAGAAAGGATACTGTTGGGTTGGACAAGCGTGGGAAGTTGATAAAAGATTCTAATGTTTTGGATGAGAGACCTTCAAAGAAACTAAAGGTTCAGGAATCTGTCAAGTTATCTGAAGATAAGGACAAGAATTATTTGGAGAAGGATAATAGTACAACCAGTGGAAGTAAAGCAAAAGGTTCTCTTGCAGCTGGAAGTTCGGCTGAAGGAACCGGAAAAGCTATACTTGCTCAAAGTTTATCTAGGCCGGTCAAGGACACAAAATTCAGTGAAGATTCTGGGGCTTTGGGTGACAGACCTTCAAAGAAACTTAAGGTTCAGGAATCTGTCAAGTTATTTGAAGATAAGGACAAGAACAGTTTGGACAGGGCCACAACCAGTGGAAGTAATGCAAAAGGTCCTCTTTTTGCTGGAAGTTCAACTGAAGCTATTGGAAGAGCTAAGCTTGCGCAAAATTCTAATGGTCCAGAAAAGGACACCAAATTTAATGAAGAACCTAAAGCTTTGGAGTACCAACCCTTAAAGAAAGTAAAGGATAAAGAATCGAAATCCGTCAAGTTGTCTGAGGATAAGAGCAAGAATAATTTGGAGAAGGTGAATATTACAACTAGTGGAAGTAATGAAAAAGGTTTTGGAGCTGGAGGTGTGATTGAAGATAAAAGAAAAGCTACAGTTGCTCAAAATTCTGCCTTGATGGATGATGGCCCTTCAAAGGAGAAGCCTAATGGTAAAGTAAATGAGCTTAACAAAACTATAGCTGGGCCTGACAAGATCCATACCAAGGAGGAACCTggagaaaagatggaaaaacTTAGTAAAAGCTCTAGTAAGTTAGACAAGGGCCCTCCTACAGAGATGTGCGAGCTAAAGTTAAGTGAGAACAGTAATGATTCCGTTGGACTGGAAAATGGCCCCTCTATGGTGAAGCCTAATGCAAAGACTAATCTACTAATGAAAAATCGTTCGGGGAAAGGTCCTTTGGAGGAGAAGCTTGATGAGAAGATAAGACCAAACAAAGGCTCAACTAAAAGCTCAAACGCATTTGTTGATGATAAAATTTATGGGAAAATCTTTGACGTCACTCAGAGACCT GAAAAGGGCAAATGGTTCAAGTCACCT GGTATCTTTCTGGAAAGGATGGTTGTAGCACATGATGAAGGAAAGTTGGTTCTGCTCCAGAATTTGGACCCGAGTTTTACGTCGGCAGAGGTAGAG GATATTGTTTGGAGCGTATTTAAGGAAACTTGCACAGCTAAAGTTGTACAGGGAACTGCAATATCTAGcccattttgcg GTCGAGCTCTTGTTATATTTAATTCAGCAGAAGTTGCAGAGAGGGCCGTTAAAGAATTGATAGATGGATGCTTAATTATATCAAACCAAAG GCCAGTTGTTGGGTGCATTGCAAATCTTCCTCATTTGCGGGGAAAGCTAAGCACTTTTCATGGCCATGTATCTGTTGATGAGGTTGACAAGAATAAAACTCAAACTCGGAAAGATAAG AGAGACGCAAAATCCTCTTGTCATAGCTCTCAACCAAATTCAGTTGCATATGATTTAGGCACAGAATGGTGCTTACTACAAAAGCGATCAAACTTTTCGTGGCAAAAGTTACATAAG GCACATCAATTACAGTATGAGGAGCTTATGGCTAAGTTTAAACGAAATTTAGTGAGGGATGCCTAG
- the LOC113781153 gene encoding protein ANTI-SILENCING 1-like isoform X2 has translation MASAEIENSCKPEFSWGKKRGVGGKKKEVQFYESFTYDGVEYVLYDCVYMQNKDRQAEPYIGKLVKIWKNSDNSKKIKVQWFFRPSEISYWLEKLSVVASENELFLASGDGKGLANVNPLEAIVGKCFVVCVSRDDRNPEPSEEQLRNADYVFYRSFDVGQCSILDKMNDKVGGLEVRFVFNRQENGIDTGPILGSKLKEKDSRISEAYEETLQHLGQQPHEVLESIKEDGNHSHLVAKEDAEAGYLLSKVETFNGHAESFLDHLKPRVGKRSAPLVDQLNGEVTSSISQKNNSADANAATKQVSDSVLPASKGVAGERLECDPPNLDDKSSKREKLDDPVKLTKSKEKINIEQLTPKQVDLKKSSLVSVEEKTKLGPRKDTVGLDKRGKLIKDSNVLDERPSKKLKVQESVKLSEDKDKNYLEKDNSTTSGSKAKGSLAAGSSAEGTGKAILAQSLSRPVKDTKFSEDSGALGDRPSKKLKVQESVKLFEDKDKNSLDRATTSGSNAKGPLFAGSSTEAIGRAKLAQNSNGPEKDTKFNEEPKALEYQPLKKVKDKESKSVKLSEDKSKNNLEKVNITTSGSNEKGFGAGGVIEDKRKATVAQNSALMDDGPSKEKPNGKVNELNKTIAGPDKIHTKEEPGEKMEKLSKSSSKLDKGPPTEMCELKLSENSNDSVGLENGPSMVKPNAKTNLLMKNRSGKGPLEEKLDEKIRPNKGSTKSSNAFVDDKIYGKIFDVTQRPEKGKWFKSPGIFLERMVVAHDEGKLVLLQNLDPSFTSAEVEDIVWSVFKETCTAKVVQGTAISSPFCGRALVIFNSAEVAERAVKELIDGCLIISNQRPVVGCIANLPHLRGKLSTFHGHVSVDEVDKNKTQTRKDKAHQLQYEELMAKFKRNLVRDA, from the exons ATGGCTTCAGCTGAAATAGAGAATTCCTGCAAGCCTGAATTTTCTTGGGGTAAAAAGAGAGGCGTTGGTGGAAAGAAGAAAGAGGTTCAGTTTTATGAATCGTTTACTTATGATGGCGTGGagtatgttttatatgattgtGTATACATGCAAAATAAGGATAGGCAAGCTGAGCCTTACATTGGTAAGCTCGttaaaatctggaaaaattctgACAACTCTAAGAAGATAAAAGTTCAATGGTTCTTTCGACCATCGGAGATTTCATACTGGCTTGAAAAACTTAGTGTGGTGGCATCAGAGAATGAATTGTTTTTGGCTTCCGGTGATGGTAAAGGTCTTGCAAATGTTAATCCTCTG GAAGCTATTGTTGGAAAATGCTTTGTGGTTTGTGTCTCAAGGGATGACAGGAATCCAGAACCTTCAGAAGAACAACTTCGTAATGCTGATTATGTATTTTACCGATCCTTTGATGTTGGACAGTGTAGCATCCTAGATAAGATGAATGATAAAGTTGGTGGGctagaag TTAGATTCGTATTTAACAGACAAGAGAATGGGATTGACACTGGTCCCATACTTGGTTCCAAGCTTAAAGAGAAGGATAGTAGGATTTCTGAGGCATATGAAGAAACTTTGCAGCATTTAGGGCAACAGCCGCATGAGGTGTTGGAAAGCATAAAAGAAGATGGAAATCATAGTCATCTGGTTGCAAAAGAAGATGCAGAAGCTGGGTATTTACTGTCTAAGGTTGAAACTTTCAATGGACATGCAGAAAGTTTTTTGGACCATTTGAAACCAAGGGTTGGAAAAAGATCTGCCCCCCTTGTTGATCAGTTAAATGGTGAAGTTACCTCCAGCATTAGTCAGAAGAATAATTCAGCTGATGCTAATGCTGCAACAAAACAAGTTTCGGATAGTGTACTACCTGCCAGTAAGGGAGTGGCGGGAGAGAGATTAGAATGTGATCCTCCTAATTTAGATGATAAGTCCTCTAAAAGAGAAAAGCTGGATGATCCTGTTAAACTAACAAAAAGCAAGGAGAAGATTAACATTGAGCAGTTAACTCCAAAACAGGTTGACTTAAAGAAATCTAGTCTTGTTTCTGTggaagaaaaaacaaaacttGGTCCAAGAAAGGATACTGTTGGGTTGGACAAGCGTGGGAAGTTGATAAAAGATTCTAATGTTTTGGATGAGAGACCTTCAAAGAAACTAAAGGTTCAGGAATCTGTCAAGTTATCTGAAGATAAGGACAAGAATTATTTGGAGAAGGATAATAGTACAACCAGTGGAAGTAAAGCAAAAGGTTCTCTTGCAGCTGGAAGTTCGGCTGAAGGAACCGGAAAAGCTATACTTGCTCAAAGTTTATCTAGGCCGGTCAAGGACACAAAATTCAGTGAAGATTCTGGGGCTTTGGGTGACAGACCTTCAAAGAAACTTAAGGTTCAGGAATCTGTCAAGTTATTTGAAGATAAGGACAAGAACAGTTTGGACAGGGCCACAACCAGTGGAAGTAATGCAAAAGGTCCTCTTTTTGCTGGAAGTTCAACTGAAGCTATTGGAAGAGCTAAGCTTGCGCAAAATTCTAATGGTCCAGAAAAGGACACCAAATTTAATGAAGAACCTAAAGCTTTGGAGTACCAACCCTTAAAGAAAGTAAAGGATAAAGAATCGAAATCCGTCAAGTTGTCTGAGGATAAGAGCAAGAATAATTTGGAGAAGGTGAATATTACAACTAGTGGAAGTAATGAAAAAGGTTTTGGAGCTGGAGGTGTGATTGAAGATAAAAGAAAAGCTACAGTTGCTCAAAATTCTGCCTTGATGGATGATGGCCCTTCAAAGGAGAAGCCTAATGGTAAAGTAAATGAGCTTAACAAAACTATAGCTGGGCCTGACAAGATCCATACCAAGGAGGAACCTggagaaaagatggaaaaacTTAGTAAAAGCTCTAGTAAGTTAGACAAGGGCCCTCCTACAGAGATGTGCGAGCTAAAGTTAAGTGAGAACAGTAATGATTCCGTTGGACTGGAAAATGGCCCCTCTATGGTGAAGCCTAATGCAAAGACTAATCTACTAATGAAAAATCGTTCGGGGAAAGGTCCTTTGGAGGAGAAGCTTGATGAGAAGATAAGACCAAACAAAGGCTCAACTAAAAGCTCAAACGCATTTGTTGATGATAAAATTTATGGGAAAATCTTTGACGTCACTCAGAGACCT GAAAAGGGCAAATGGTTCAAGTCACCT GGTATCTTTCTGGAAAGGATGGTTGTAGCACATGATGAAGGAAAGTTGGTTCTGCTCCAGAATTTGGACCCGAGTTTTACGTCGGCAGAGGTAGAG GATATTGTTTGGAGCGTATTTAAGGAAACTTGCACAGCTAAAGTTGTACAGGGAACTGCAATATCTAGcccattttgcg GTCGAGCTCTTGTTATATTTAATTCAGCAGAAGTTGCAGAGAGGGCCGTTAAAGAATTGATAGATGGATGCTTAATTATATCAAACCAAAG GCCAGTTGTTGGGTGCATTGCAAATCTTCCTCATTTGCGGGGAAAGCTAAGCACTTTTCATGGCCATGTATCTGTTGATGAGGTTGACAAGAATAAAACTCAAACTCGGAAAGATAAG GCACATCAATTACAGTATGAGGAGCTTATGGCTAAGTTTAAACGAAATTTAGTGAGGGATGCCTAG
- the LOC113781153 gene encoding protein ANTI-SILENCING 1-like isoform X3, protein MASAEIENSCKPEFSWGKKRGVGGKKKEVQFYESFTYDGVEYVLYDCVYMQNKDRQAEPYIGKLVKIWKNSDNSKKIKVQWFFRPSEISYWLEKLSVVASENELFLASGDGKGLANVNPLEAIVGKCFVVCVSRDDRNPEPSEEQLRNADYVFYRSFDVGQCSILDKMNDKVGGLEVRFVFNRQENGIDTGPILGSKLKEKDSRISEAYEETLQHLGQQPHEVLESIKEDGNHSHLVAKEDAEAGYLLSKVETFNGHAESFLDHLKPRVGKRSAPLVDQLNGEVTSSISQKNNSADANAATKQVSDSVLPASKGVAGERLECDPPNLDDKSSKREKLDDPVKLTKSKEKINIEQLTPKQVDLKKSSLVSVEEKTKLGPRKDTVGLDKRGKLIKDSNVLDERPSKKLKVQESVKLSEDKDKNYLEKDNSTTSGSKAKGSLAAGSSAEGTGKAILAQSLSRPVKDTKFSEDSGALGDRPSKKLKVQESVKLFEDKDKNSLDRATTSGSNAKGPLFAGSSTEAIGRAKLAQNSNGPEKDTKFNEEPKALEYQPLKKVKDKESKSVKLSEDKSKNNLEKVNITTSGSNEKGFGAGGVIEDKRKATVAQNSALMDDGPSKEKPNGKVNELNKTIAGPDKIHTKEEPGEKMEKLSKSSSKLDKGPPTEMCELKLSENSNDSVGLENGPSMVKPNAKTNLLMKNRSGKGPLEEKLDEKIRPNKGSTKSSNAFVDDKIYGKIFDVTQRPEKGKWFKSPGIFLERMVVAHDEGKLVLLQNLDPSFTSAEVEDIVWSVFKETCTAKVVQGTAISSPFCGRALVIFNSAEVAERAVKELIDGCLIISNQRHINYSMRSLWLSLNEI, encoded by the exons ATGGCTTCAGCTGAAATAGAGAATTCCTGCAAGCCTGAATTTTCTTGGGGTAAAAAGAGAGGCGTTGGTGGAAAGAAGAAAGAGGTTCAGTTTTATGAATCGTTTACTTATGATGGCGTGGagtatgttttatatgattgtGTATACATGCAAAATAAGGATAGGCAAGCTGAGCCTTACATTGGTAAGCTCGttaaaatctggaaaaattctgACAACTCTAAGAAGATAAAAGTTCAATGGTTCTTTCGACCATCGGAGATTTCATACTGGCTTGAAAAACTTAGTGTGGTGGCATCAGAGAATGAATTGTTTTTGGCTTCCGGTGATGGTAAAGGTCTTGCAAATGTTAATCCTCTG GAAGCTATTGTTGGAAAATGCTTTGTGGTTTGTGTCTCAAGGGATGACAGGAATCCAGAACCTTCAGAAGAACAACTTCGTAATGCTGATTATGTATTTTACCGATCCTTTGATGTTGGACAGTGTAGCATCCTAGATAAGATGAATGATAAAGTTGGTGGGctagaag TTAGATTCGTATTTAACAGACAAGAGAATGGGATTGACACTGGTCCCATACTTGGTTCCAAGCTTAAAGAGAAGGATAGTAGGATTTCTGAGGCATATGAAGAAACTTTGCAGCATTTAGGGCAACAGCCGCATGAGGTGTTGGAAAGCATAAAAGAAGATGGAAATCATAGTCATCTGGTTGCAAAAGAAGATGCAGAAGCTGGGTATTTACTGTCTAAGGTTGAAACTTTCAATGGACATGCAGAAAGTTTTTTGGACCATTTGAAACCAAGGGTTGGAAAAAGATCTGCCCCCCTTGTTGATCAGTTAAATGGTGAAGTTACCTCCAGCATTAGTCAGAAGAATAATTCAGCTGATGCTAATGCTGCAACAAAACAAGTTTCGGATAGTGTACTACCTGCCAGTAAGGGAGTGGCGGGAGAGAGATTAGAATGTGATCCTCCTAATTTAGATGATAAGTCCTCTAAAAGAGAAAAGCTGGATGATCCTGTTAAACTAACAAAAAGCAAGGAGAAGATTAACATTGAGCAGTTAACTCCAAAACAGGTTGACTTAAAGAAATCTAGTCTTGTTTCTGTggaagaaaaaacaaaacttGGTCCAAGAAAGGATACTGTTGGGTTGGACAAGCGTGGGAAGTTGATAAAAGATTCTAATGTTTTGGATGAGAGACCTTCAAAGAAACTAAAGGTTCAGGAATCTGTCAAGTTATCTGAAGATAAGGACAAGAATTATTTGGAGAAGGATAATAGTACAACCAGTGGAAGTAAAGCAAAAGGTTCTCTTGCAGCTGGAAGTTCGGCTGAAGGAACCGGAAAAGCTATACTTGCTCAAAGTTTATCTAGGCCGGTCAAGGACACAAAATTCAGTGAAGATTCTGGGGCTTTGGGTGACAGACCTTCAAAGAAACTTAAGGTTCAGGAATCTGTCAAGTTATTTGAAGATAAGGACAAGAACAGTTTGGACAGGGCCACAACCAGTGGAAGTAATGCAAAAGGTCCTCTTTTTGCTGGAAGTTCAACTGAAGCTATTGGAAGAGCTAAGCTTGCGCAAAATTCTAATGGTCCAGAAAAGGACACCAAATTTAATGAAGAACCTAAAGCTTTGGAGTACCAACCCTTAAAGAAAGTAAAGGATAAAGAATCGAAATCCGTCAAGTTGTCTGAGGATAAGAGCAAGAATAATTTGGAGAAGGTGAATATTACAACTAGTGGAAGTAATGAAAAAGGTTTTGGAGCTGGAGGTGTGATTGAAGATAAAAGAAAAGCTACAGTTGCTCAAAATTCTGCCTTGATGGATGATGGCCCTTCAAAGGAGAAGCCTAATGGTAAAGTAAATGAGCTTAACAAAACTATAGCTGGGCCTGACAAGATCCATACCAAGGAGGAACCTggagaaaagatggaaaaacTTAGTAAAAGCTCTAGTAAGTTAGACAAGGGCCCTCCTACAGAGATGTGCGAGCTAAAGTTAAGTGAGAACAGTAATGATTCCGTTGGACTGGAAAATGGCCCCTCTATGGTGAAGCCTAATGCAAAGACTAATCTACTAATGAAAAATCGTTCGGGGAAAGGTCCTTTGGAGGAGAAGCTTGATGAGAAGATAAGACCAAACAAAGGCTCAACTAAAAGCTCAAACGCATTTGTTGATGATAAAATTTATGGGAAAATCTTTGACGTCACTCAGAGACCT GAAAAGGGCAAATGGTTCAAGTCACCT GGTATCTTTCTGGAAAGGATGGTTGTAGCACATGATGAAGGAAAGTTGGTTCTGCTCCAGAATTTGGACCCGAGTTTTACGTCGGCAGAGGTAGAG GATATTGTTTGGAGCGTATTTAAGGAAACTTGCACAGCTAAAGTTGTACAGGGAACTGCAATATCTAGcccattttgcg GTCGAGCTCTTGTTATATTTAATTCAGCAGAAGTTGCAGAGAGGGCCGTTAAAGAATTGATAGATGGATGCTTAATTATATCAAACCAAAG GCACATCAATTACAGTATGAGGAGCTTATGGCTAAGTTTAAACGAAATTTAG